In a single window of the Xylanimonas protaetiae genome:
- a CDS encoding GNAT family acetyltransferase, protein MTARATSVLTDIADFAEITDDDVPGVVALWQECGLTRPWNDPQVDIADARRGPTSTVLVAHQGGAVVASVLAGLDGHRGWLYYVAVAPALQGGGLGRAAVAAGEDWLRAAGARKVQLMVRTTNAQVRGFYERLGYEDQATTVLGRWF, encoded by the coding sequence GTGACCGCCCGCGCGACCAGCGTCCTTACCGACATCGCCGACTTCGCCGAGATCACCGACGACGACGTCCCCGGCGTCGTCGCGCTGTGGCAGGAGTGCGGGCTCACACGTCCGTGGAACGACCCGCAGGTGGACATCGCGGACGCCCGCCGCGGTCCGACGTCCACGGTGCTGGTCGCGCACCAGGGCGGCGCGGTCGTCGCGAGCGTCCTGGCGGGCCTCGACGGCCACCGCGGCTGGCTGTACTACGTCGCCGTCGCCCCGGCGCTCCAGGGCGGCGGGCTCGGCAGGGCCGCCGTCGCGGCGGGCGAGGACTGGCTGCGCGCCGCGGGCGCCCGCAAGGTGCAGCTCATGGTCCGCACCACGAACGCACAGGTGCGCGGCTTCTACGAGCGCCTGGGGTACGAGGACCAGGCGACGACGGTGCTCGGCCGCTGGTTCTGA
- a CDS encoding PQQ-binding-like beta-propeller repeat protein, with product MGAVVGLVLAGSGIAAAVDVVRGHELRDRLVTAPGGVVGLAAAPAERWRTALDHPRALAIMDGLLVVAETVPNQAFGQVVLDALDPDDGAVRWSTRIGDAHDCGAAPGPVGGWAPGVGTADTVVCLTGPGADGVVVVVGAGGAIVADRQLAGSAPGEYDLAAPGAVVRVSRVGPPAVAPLAADGALTEDFTTRDMLVRLEDAVTGAERWSTTVPGATAPAGTRVDRMTPCVTWSGSGTPEVTSDENGLSSDVGAQHATLEACGVSVTLDLATGAVMRSVDHFDPDQAWDPDVRPLDGGGWATGVPAAAVAGWTTRVQRDDGTVVGVVDGAVRAPLATDGSPADVLLTDTHGLTGVDPADTSELWNQPGAHPQPLVRADGVVVVAFETSVVAVDARTGRELWRKDAFLADVRGELLATAFTDGRRAVIAEQVGDLPADGAPGTLRLRALDLATGDVTWSEEKTAPVPQAVGGRLYELSDDAVTALG from the coding sequence GTGGGCGCCGTCGTCGGCCTCGTGCTCGCGGGCTCCGGGATCGCCGCCGCCGTCGACGTCGTGCGCGGCCACGAGCTGCGCGACCGGCTCGTCACGGCGCCCGGCGGCGTCGTCGGACTCGCCGCCGCCCCGGCGGAACGGTGGCGGACCGCGCTCGACCACCCGCGGGCGCTCGCGATCATGGACGGCCTGCTCGTGGTCGCCGAGACGGTACCGAACCAGGCGTTCGGCCAGGTCGTGCTCGACGCCCTCGACCCCGACGACGGCGCCGTGCGGTGGTCCACGCGCATCGGGGACGCGCACGATTGCGGTGCCGCGCCCGGTCCGGTCGGCGGCTGGGCGCCGGGTGTCGGGACGGCCGACACCGTGGTCTGCCTGACCGGTCCGGGCGCGGACGGCGTCGTCGTCGTCGTCGGGGCGGGCGGCGCGATCGTCGCGGACCGCCAGCTCGCGGGGAGCGCCCCCGGCGAGTACGACCTCGCGGCTCCGGGGGCCGTGGTGCGCGTCAGCCGCGTCGGCCCGCCGGCCGTGGCGCCGCTGGCCGCCGACGGTGCGCTGACCGAGGACTTCACGACGCGCGACATGCTCGTCCGGCTCGAGGACGCCGTGACGGGCGCGGAGCGCTGGTCCACGACCGTGCCCGGGGCGACGGCCCCCGCGGGCACCCGGGTCGACCGGATGACGCCGTGCGTCACATGGTCCGGCTCGGGCACCCCGGAGGTGACGAGCGACGAGAACGGGCTCTCGTCCGACGTCGGCGCGCAGCACGCGACGCTGGAGGCCTGCGGCGTCAGCGTCACGCTCGACCTCGCCACGGGCGCGGTCATGCGGTCCGTCGACCACTTCGACCCCGACCAGGCGTGGGACCCGGACGTCCGCCCCCTCGACGGCGGCGGCTGGGCGACGGGCGTCCCGGCCGCGGCCGTCGCGGGCTGGACGACCCGGGTCCAGCGGGACGACGGGACGGTCGTCGGCGTCGTCGACGGGGCCGTGCGGGCCCCCCTCGCCACCGACGGCTCACCGGCGGACGTCCTCCTGACGGACACGCACGGCCTCACCGGCGTCGACCCCGCCGACACGTCCGAGCTGTGGAACCAGCCCGGCGCGCACCCGCAGCCCCTCGTGCGCGCGGACGGCGTCGTCGTGGTCGCCTTCGAGACGTCGGTCGTGGCGGTGGACGCGCGCACGGGGCGTGAGCTGTGGCGCAAGGACGCGTTCCTGGCGGACGTCCGCGGGGAGCTGCTCGCGACGGCCTTCACGGACGGTCGCCGCGCGGTGATCGCCGAGCAGGTCGGCGACCTGCCCGCCGACGGCGCCCCCGGCACGCTCCGGCTGCGCGCCCTCGACCTGGCGACGGGCGACGTCACGTGGTCGGAGGAGAAGACGGCACCCGTCCCGCAGGCGGTCGGCGGGCGGCTCTACGAGCTCTCCGACGACGCGGTGACCGCTCTCGGGTAG
- a CDS encoding ABC-F family ATP-binding cassette domain-containing protein produces MAHLLGAEALHLEYPTRVVFDSVTLGIDEGDRVGIVGRNGDGKSSLLGMLAGRIEPDGGRVTRRGGVRVGVLDQADTLDDDTTVGHAVVGDRPHHEWAGDAGVRDVINGLIADLAWDARVGTLSGGQRRRVALAALLVGEWDVLMLDEPTNHLDVEGIAWLATHLKTRWQRNQGGLLLVTHDRWFLDEVATATWEVHDRIVEPFEGGYAAYILQRVERDRQAAAVEQKRQNLMKKELAWLRRGAPARTSKPKFRIDAANALIADVPPPRDSLQLNRLAVARLGKDVVDLQDAGVAFDGRQIIEGVEWHIAPGERTAILGANGAGKSTLLSLVAGTLEPTSGRVKRGKTVRLGVLDQQFTHLDEIADDRVREVLARTKTTYEIDGKDLTPAQLLERLGFAREHLSARVRELSGGQKRRLQLLLVLLSEPNLLILDEPSNDVDTDMLAAMEDLLDSWPGTLIVVSHDRYLLERATDQQYAILDGRLRHLPGGVDEYLALREAQPAGRPATASPAEPAATTPPPTDAYTQAEVRQARKDLARIERRLSRIADDEATLHGKIAADPTNFDAVAEHDSRLRDLADEKESLELEWLEAAEIAG; encoded by the coding sequence GTGGCACATCTCCTCGGGGCGGAAGCCCTGCACCTCGAGTACCCGACGCGCGTCGTCTTCGACTCGGTGACCCTCGGCATCGACGAGGGCGACCGGGTCGGCATCGTCGGCCGCAACGGCGACGGCAAGTCCTCGCTGCTGGGCATGCTCGCGGGGCGCATCGAGCCCGACGGCGGCCGCGTCACCCGCCGCGGCGGCGTGCGCGTGGGCGTGCTCGACCAGGCCGACACCCTCGACGACGACACGACGGTCGGCCACGCCGTCGTCGGCGACCGGCCGCACCACGAGTGGGCCGGCGACGCCGGGGTGCGCGACGTCATCAACGGGCTCATCGCGGACCTCGCGTGGGACGCCCGCGTCGGCACGCTGTCGGGCGGGCAGCGGCGGCGCGTGGCGCTCGCGGCCCTGCTGGTGGGCGAGTGGGACGTGCTCATGCTCGACGAGCCCACCAACCACCTCGACGTCGAGGGCATCGCCTGGCTGGCCACCCACCTGAAGACCCGCTGGCAGCGCAACCAGGGCGGGCTGCTGCTCGTCACGCACGACCGCTGGTTCCTCGACGAGGTCGCGACGGCGACCTGGGAGGTGCACGACCGCATCGTCGAGCCCTTCGAGGGCGGGTACGCGGCCTACATCCTCCAGCGCGTCGAGCGCGACCGGCAGGCGGCCGCCGTCGAGCAGAAGCGCCAGAACCTCATGAAGAAGGAGCTCGCCTGGCTGCGCCGCGGCGCGCCCGCCAGGACGTCGAAGCCCAAGTTCCGCATCGACGCCGCCAACGCGCTCATCGCGGACGTGCCGCCGCCGCGCGACTCGCTCCAGCTCAACCGGCTCGCCGTCGCGCGGCTGGGCAAGGACGTCGTCGACCTGCAGGACGCCGGGGTGGCCTTCGACGGGCGGCAGATCATCGAGGGCGTCGAGTGGCACATCGCCCCGGGCGAGCGCACCGCGATCCTCGGGGCGAACGGCGCCGGGAAGTCGACGCTGCTCTCGCTCGTCGCGGGCACGCTGGAGCCCACGAGCGGGCGGGTCAAGCGCGGCAAGACCGTCCGGCTCGGCGTGCTCGACCAGCAGTTCACGCACCTCGACGAGATCGCCGACGACCGCGTCCGCGAGGTGCTCGCCCGCACGAAGACCACCTACGAGATCGACGGCAAGGACCTCACCCCCGCCCAGCTCCTCGAACGGCTCGGGTTCGCGCGCGAGCACCTGTCCGCGCGCGTCCGCGAGCTGTCGGGCGGGCAGAAGCGGCGCCTCCAGCTCCTGCTGGTGCTGCTGTCCGAGCCCAACCTGCTGATCCTCGACGAGCCCTCCAACGACGTCGACACCGACATGCTCGCCGCGATGGAGGACCTGCTGGACTCGTGGCCCGGGACGCTCATCGTCGTCTCGCACGACCGCTACCTGCTGGAGCGCGCCACCGACCAGCAGTACGCGATCCTCGACGGGCGGCTGCGGCACCTGCCGGGCGGCGTGGACGAGTACCTCGCGCTGCGCGAGGCGCAGCCCGCCGGCCGACCCGCGACGGCGTCGCCGGCCGAGCCCGCCGCGACCACCCCGCCACCCACGGACGCGTACACCCAGGCCGAGGTGCGCCAGGCCCGCAAGGACCTCGCGCGCATCGAGCGCCGCCTGTCGCGCATCGCCGACGACGAGGCCACGCTCCACGGCAAGATCGCCGCGGACCCGACCAACTTCGACGCCGTCGCCGAGCACGACTCCCGCCTGCGCGACCTCGCCGACGAGAAGGAGTCGCTCGAGCTGGAGTGGCTGGAGGCGGCGGAGATCGCGGGCTGA
- a CDS encoding acetylxylan esterase produces the protein MAQFDLPLEQLQQYSPDVQRPADLVEFWTTTVAEARATGDAPVLARVETGLTEVVVDDVTFPGFGGHPVKAWLVRPARADGPLPVVVEMLGYGGGRGLPHEHLTWAAAGVAHLVMDTRGQGGHWGSGGETGDPVGRSAGVAGFMTAGIDDPHDHYYRRFYTDGVRAVDAVRQVPGLDPARVAVTGVSQGGGGCVAVASVLSMVGDDVAAAMPNVPFLSHFRRAVQIVDSRPYGEITQYLSVRRDPAVEATVWNTLSYLDGANLARHAASPALFSVALMDVTCPPSTVYAAYNAWGAETGAEVTKKIDVYPYNDHEGGQAYRFPEQLAWLRTHAS, from the coding sequence ATGGCCCAGTTCGACCTGCCGCTCGAGCAGCTCCAGCAGTACTCCCCCGACGTCCAGCGCCCGGCCGACCTCGTCGAGTTCTGGACGACGACGGTCGCCGAGGCCCGCGCGACCGGCGACGCGCCCGTGCTGGCGCGCGTCGAGACCGGGCTGACGGAGGTCGTCGTCGACGACGTGACGTTCCCCGGGTTCGGCGGCCACCCCGTCAAGGCGTGGCTCGTCCGCCCGGCGCGTGCCGACGGTCCGCTGCCCGTCGTCGTCGAGATGCTCGGCTACGGCGGCGGCCGAGGCCTGCCGCACGAGCACCTCACGTGGGCCGCGGCCGGCGTCGCGCACCTGGTCATGGACACGCGCGGGCAGGGCGGGCACTGGGGCTCCGGCGGCGAGACCGGAGACCCGGTGGGCCGCAGCGCCGGCGTCGCCGGGTTCATGACCGCCGGCATCGACGACCCGCACGACCACTACTACCGCCGCTTCTACACCGACGGCGTGCGCGCCGTCGACGCCGTGCGGCAGGTCCCGGGGCTCGACCCGGCGCGTGTCGCCGTCACGGGCGTGAGCCAGGGCGGCGGCGGGTGCGTCGCCGTCGCGTCGGTCCTGTCCATGGTGGGCGACGACGTCGCGGCCGCCATGCCGAACGTGCCGTTCCTGAGCCACTTCCGCCGGGCCGTGCAGATCGTCGACTCGCGCCCCTACGGCGAGATCACGCAGTACCTGTCGGTCCGGCGCGACCCCGCCGTCGAGGCCACCGTCTGGAACACGCTGTCGTACCTCGACGGCGCCAACCTCGCGCGGCACGCGGCGTCGCCGGCGCTGTTCTCGGTGGCCCTCATGGACGTCACGTGCCCGCCGTCGACGGTGTACGCGGCGTACAACGCGTGGGGCGCCGAGACGGGCGCCGAGGTGACGAAGAAGATCGACGTCTACCCGTACAACGACCACGAGGGCGGCCAGGCGTACCGCTTCCCGGAGCAGCTCGCCTGGCTCCGCACGCACGCGTCCTGA
- a CDS encoding 4-(cytidine 5'-diphospho)-2-C-methyl-D-erythritol kinase, producing MNRPGPTRTPRLTAAPPPSVRVRAPGKVNLSLRVGALDVDGYHPLVSVFQAVALFEEVTATQAAAGSGVSLTVDGPQAEAVPLDRSNLAWKAAELLAAHTGVEPDVALHVRKGVPVAGGMAGGSADAAAALVACDALWETGLPRPSLVELAAALGSDVPFCLLGHTAVGTGRGHLLTPAMTRGEFHWVFGASARGLSTPRVFGAFDELTGGTAPPPELDDDTALMQALRAGDPTALGAALHNDLQDAALSLRPDLARTLEIAQEAHALGAIVSGSGPTVAALARSRQHALAIAATWTAEGAADSVWTTTGPAAGARVVAS from the coding sequence GTGAACCGCCCCGGACCGACGCGCACCCCCCGCCTGACCGCCGCGCCGCCCCCGTCCGTGCGGGTCCGGGCTCCCGGCAAGGTCAACCTGTCGCTGCGCGTCGGCGCGCTCGACGTCGACGGCTACCACCCGCTGGTCAGCGTGTTCCAGGCGGTCGCGCTGTTCGAGGAGGTCACGGCCACGCAGGCCGCCGCGGGCTCCGGCGTCTCCCTCACGGTGGACGGGCCGCAGGCCGAGGCGGTGCCGCTCGACCGGTCGAACCTCGCCTGGAAGGCGGCCGAGCTGCTCGCCGCGCACACCGGCGTCGAGCCCGACGTCGCGCTGCACGTGCGCAAGGGAGTGCCGGTCGCGGGCGGCATGGCCGGCGGGTCCGCCGACGCCGCGGCCGCGCTCGTCGCGTGCGACGCCCTGTGGGAGACGGGCCTGCCGCGCCCCAGCCTCGTCGAGCTCGCGGCGGCGCTCGGCTCGGACGTGCCGTTCTGCCTGCTCGGGCACACCGCCGTCGGCACGGGGCGCGGGCACCTGCTCACGCCCGCGATGACGCGCGGCGAGTTCCACTGGGTGTTCGGCGCCTCCGCCCGGGGGCTGTCGACGCCCCGGGTCTTCGGGGCGTTCGACGAGCTGACGGGCGGCACCGCGCCGCCGCCCGAGCTCGACGACGACACCGCGCTCATGCAGGCCCTGCGTGCCGGCGACCCGACGGCGCTCGGCGCCGCGCTGCACAACGACCTCCAGGACGCGGCCCTGTCGCTGCGCCCCGACCTGGCCCGCACGCTCGAGATCGCCCAGGAGGCGCACGCGCTCGGCGCGATCGTCTCGGGGTCGGGCCCGACGGTCGCGGCCCTGGCCCGGTCTCGTCAGCACGCCCTGGCCATCGCCGCGACGTGGACGGCCGAGGGCGCGGCGGACAGCGTCTGGACGACCACGGGCCCCGCGGCGGGGGCGCGCGTCGTCGCGTCCTGA
- a CDS encoding G5 domain-containing protein, whose amino-acid sequence MTLVAPQTSDEVDATTDSTPTPAPRPSRRGRLPLVAGLVAASLAVSGGAYAVSDAHKTITLDVDGQTTQVSTFAGSVQNLLDAQGVRLSAHDLVSPAADASLTDGADVVVRFAREVTVQAGGQETTTWVTALDAHEALSALAARGGDVALVASRSGDRASLGLRLDADGPVAVVADGATQVVDAGTGAVDDVLRSAGITLGASDTVRVLSLASAGVDPAAAPGTDVAVVVQRVAEQDVTTTFPLAFETQDQDDAGLYKGESKVLQEGADGVRTVVEHVTTVDGQETSRTVVSDEVTTAPVAKIVARGTKDRPVAPKAPSTSAASGSTSTGGTTGPVMSGSPRAIGQELAAARGWTGSQWQCLDSLFQKESGWNPSAQNKSSGAYGIPQALPGSKMGSVASDWRTNPATQITWGLNYIAGRYGTPCGAWSHSQSSGWY is encoded by the coding sequence CGCCTCGCTCGCCGTGTCCGGCGGCGCCTACGCGGTCAGCGACGCGCACAAGACCATCACGCTCGACGTCGACGGCCAGACCACGCAGGTCTCGACGTTCGCCGGCTCGGTCCAGAACCTGCTCGACGCCCAGGGCGTCCGCCTCTCCGCGCACGACCTCGTCTCGCCCGCCGCCGACGCCTCCCTGACCGACGGCGCCGACGTCGTGGTGCGGTTCGCCCGCGAGGTCACCGTCCAGGCCGGCGGCCAGGAGACCACCACCTGGGTGACCGCCCTCGACGCGCACGAGGCGCTCTCCGCCCTCGCCGCGCGCGGCGGCGACGTCGCCCTCGTGGCCTCGCGCTCCGGCGACCGCGCCTCCCTCGGGCTGCGCCTCGACGCCGACGGCCCCGTCGCGGTCGTCGCCGACGGCGCCACCCAGGTCGTCGACGCCGGGACCGGCGCCGTCGACGACGTGCTCCGGTCCGCCGGCATCACGCTCGGCGCGTCCGACACCGTCCGCGTCCTCAGCCTCGCCTCCGCGGGCGTCGACCCGGCCGCCGCGCCCGGCACCGACGTCGCCGTCGTCGTGCAGCGCGTCGCCGAGCAGGACGTCACCACGACCTTCCCGCTGGCGTTCGAGACGCAGGACCAGGACGACGCCGGGCTGTACAAGGGCGAGTCCAAGGTCCTCCAGGAGGGCGCCGACGGCGTCCGCACCGTCGTCGAGCACGTCACGACGGTCGACGGCCAGGAGACCTCGCGCACCGTCGTCTCCGACGAGGTGACCACGGCCCCCGTGGCCAAGATCGTCGCCCGCGGGACCAAGGACCGCCCCGTCGCGCCGAAGGCGCCCAGCACGTCCGCCGCGAGCGGCTCGACGAGCACCGGCGGCACGACCGGCCCGGTCATGTCGGGCTCGCCCCGTGCGATCGGCCAGGAGCTGGCCGCAGCACGCGGCTGGACCGGCAGCCAGTGGCAGTGCCTCGACTCCCTCTTCCAGAAGGAGTCCGGCTGGAACCCGTCCGCGCAGAACAAGTCCTCGGGCGCCTACGGCATCCCGCAGGCGCTGCCCGGCTCGAAGATGGGCTCGGTCGCGTCCGACTGGCGCACCAACCCCGCCACGCAGATCACGTGGGGCCTCAACTACATCGCCGGCCGCTACGGCACGCCGTGCGGCGCGTGGTCCCACTCGCAGTCGTCGGGCTGGTACTGA